Proteins encoded together in one Psychrobacter sp. 28M-43 window:
- a CDS encoding glycosyltransferase family 2 protein — MISVIIAAFNAAATIDRCISSIDVAKKNHEIELIIIDDGSDDETARLLHKWESDKTWITVQYQKNGGVADARNTGLDIATGNYIVFIDADDTIDDWYFDFVIAQTVDRDIEMLAFGHKRIMLNGDVLERRNITAEYSRQDIKMLQLRVTENRNIYWYVTTKVYSKSLIADLRFNCDIKLGEDGIFNIECLGKSNHLSVVPDCPYNYYENVTSMTSLQYKPGLLESIEADYNARAKIHDWSISAAERQILLSDFARSYIEHMLPYLLNNLAHIQMRKRHAELIKIRQSFVYQNCLPHYHQRHPARGIRILISCFSRRWYVMTLAFLQLSWSKAKVKRHV; from the coding sequence ATGATTTCAGTTATTATCGCCGCATTTAATGCCGCTGCTACTATTGATCGTTGTATTAGTAGTATTGACGTTGCGAAAAAGAACCATGAGATTGAATTGATCATTATTGACGATGGTTCTGATGATGAAACTGCTAGGTTATTGCACAAGTGGGAAAGTGATAAGACATGGATTACGGTGCAATATCAAAAAAATGGGGGCGTGGCAGATGCTCGTAATACTGGGCTTGATATCGCAACCGGCAACTACATCGTTTTTATAGATGCGGACGACACTATCGACGATTGGTATTTTGACTTTGTGATTGCACAAACGGTTGATCGGGATATCGAGATGTTGGCGTTTGGTCATAAGCGCATCATGCTAAATGGCGATGTGCTCGAGCGACGTAACATTACAGCAGAATATTCACGGCAAGACATTAAAATGCTACAGCTGAGAGTGACAGAGAATAGAAATATATATTGGTATGTAACTACCAAGGTTTATAGCAAAAGCCTGATAGCGGATTTGCGGTTTAATTGTGACATAAAACTTGGTGAAGACGGTATCTTTAATATTGAGTGCTTGGGTAAATCGAACCATTTATCTGTCGTACCCGACTGTCCCTATAACTACTATGAAAATGTTACTTCGATGACGAGTTTGCAATATAAGCCAGGGCTACTCGAGTCTATAGAAGCAGACTATAACGCTAGAGCCAAGATACATGACTGGTCTATCAGTGCTGCTGAGAGGCAAATACTGCTATCAGATTTCGCCCGTAGTTATATCGAGCATATGCTGCCATATTTACTCAATAATTTGGCTCATATTCAGATGAGAAAACGCCATGCAGAGTTGATAAAAATACGCCAGTCTTTCGTTTATCAGAACTGTTTACCGCACTATCATCAACGACATCCAGCACGCGGTATTCGTATCTTGATTTCATGTTTTTCACGACGTTGGTATGTGATGACATTGGCTTTTTTGCAGCTATCTTGGTCTAAAGCAAAGGTAAAAAGACATGTTTAA
- the rluB gene encoding 23S rRNA pseudouridine(2605) synthase RluB has translation MKDEKLQKALARMGLGSRRQMEEVIKSGRVTVNNGPATIGDRVSQGDEIRVDGRQIKYTSENEKRRRVIAYYKPEGEVCSAKDPEGRPTVFERLPKLTHDRWVMVGRLDINSTGLLLFTNDGEMAHRLMHPSGEVTREYAVRVLGEVTPDIARALTAGVMLEDGLAKFEDIKEGGGEGVNKWYHVQLKEGRNREVRRLFESQGLKVSRLLRTRYGTIVLPKELRTGRFLELDKKEINTLTDLVSLRPRYGTGLHGAAKEKQERIRNKPLKARRTDTRSDNRNNSAKPKSSASPASRGTRNTRDRNDKR, from the coding sequence ATGAAAGATGAAAAATTACAGAAAGCACTAGCCCGTATGGGACTTGGTTCACGCCGTCAAATGGAAGAAGTCATCAAATCTGGCCGCGTAACGGTTAATAATGGTCCTGCGACCATCGGTGATCGTGTCTCGCAAGGTGATGAGATTCGCGTTGATGGCCGTCAAATCAAATACACTTCTGAAAACGAGAAGCGTCGCCGTGTTATCGCTTACTACAAGCCTGAAGGCGAAGTTTGCTCGGCTAAAGATCCAGAAGGTCGCCCAACTGTCTTTGAACGTTTGCCAAAGCTAACACATGACCGCTGGGTAATGGTTGGACGCTTGGACATTAACTCAACTGGCCTATTGTTATTTACTAACGATGGCGAAATGGCGCATCGCTTGATGCATCCATCTGGTGAAGTTACTCGTGAATATGCGGTACGTGTATTGGGTGAAGTAACGCCTGATATCGCCCGTGCATTGACCGCTGGTGTCATGCTAGAAGATGGCCTTGCAAAATTTGAAGACATCAAAGAAGGCGGCGGCGAAGGCGTCAACAAATGGTATCACGTCCAGCTAAAAGAAGGCCGTAACCGCGAAGTACGTCGTTTATTTGAGTCACAAGGTCTAAAAGTTAGTCGTCTACTACGCACGCGCTATGGCACGATTGTTCTACCAAAAGAGCTACGTACTGGTCGTTTCTTAGAGCTTGATAAAAAAGAAATCAACACGTTGACGGATTTGGTCAGCTTGCGTCCACGTTATGGCACGGGTCTACATGGCGCAGCCAAAGAAAAGCAAGAACGTATCAGAAACAAGCCGCTTAAAGCGCGTCGCACTGATACTCGTAGTGATAACCGTAATAACAGCGCGAAACCTAAAAGTAGTGCTAGCCCTGCTAGCCGCGGTACACGTAACACCCGTGATCGCAATGATAAGCGCTAG
- a CDS encoding polysaccharide biosynthesis protein — protein sequence MFIKTESNNAYHTPSDLNRWSKRMTLFLLALPRFAKCSILFGIDFSVAVLCLVAALALRQGYVDDQIGLTVLAFYALIPVVSLYLIGFYRGASRGFFDAAMGRVLQLFLLLIIVYQFIIYVNPVSMMPRSAPIIFLFLFFIWLWNSRLMIRGLLNRLQKPDNQDRLDSCCDNVIIYGAGSAGRELLESLRHSHKYNVVAYIDDDPQLIGAYLHGKKIYAAHALPWLIEKLNVAQVILAMPSMSRGRKKQIMDSMSGVSVKLKDLPSLRELADEIVTVSHIRPVDILDVLERETVEPVAELLQKNITGKNVLVTGAGGSIGSELCRQIMKNKPACLVLYEQSEYALYTIDQELRSLVSSNVASNVISDIEYQNIEIVSIIGSVGNEKKLINIFEKYHIKTIYHAAAYKHVPIVESNPFEGTINNTKGTYHCACAAVKAHVDTFVLISTDKAVRPTNVMGASKRLAELVCQGLSQSNSHTCFSMVRFGNVLGSSGSVVPLFTKQIEQGGPITITHPDITRYFMTIPEAASLVIQAGAMAFGGEVFVLDMGAPVKIVDLAKRMIRLTGCELKDASNPNGDIEIVFTGLRPGEKLYEELIIGADNIETTFHPLIMQAMEHSFPLEDIEAILFEFIERSKRHDTEWLKAQFRTFVEGYRENDDADVTQKDVEQLEVVG from the coding sequence ATGTTTATAAAAACAGAGTCTAACAATGCTTATCACACGCCAAGTGACCTCAATCGATGGTCGAAGCGTATGACGCTGTTTTTATTAGCCTTACCACGCTTTGCGAAATGCTCTATCTTATTTGGTATCGACTTTTCGGTTGCTGTCCTTTGCTTGGTAGCGGCATTGGCACTGCGTCAGGGTTATGTCGACGATCAAATTGGCCTTACGGTATTAGCTTTTTATGCATTGATACCTGTCGTCAGCTTGTATCTGATTGGCTTTTATAGAGGCGCCTCTAGAGGGTTTTTCGATGCGGCGATGGGTCGAGTACTACAGTTATTTTTATTACTTATTATCGTTTATCAGTTCATCATTTATGTAAATCCAGTATCAATGATGCCGCGCTCAGCGCCAATTATATTTCTATTCTTATTCTTTATTTGGTTGTGGAACAGTCGGCTAATGATTCGTGGGTTGCTGAATCGACTACAGAAACCAGACAATCAAGATCGCCTAGATAGTTGCTGTGATAACGTGATTATTTATGGTGCAGGATCGGCTGGTAGAGAGCTATTAGAGAGCTTGAGACATTCTCATAAATACAATGTAGTGGCATATATCGATGATGATCCGCAGCTGATAGGGGCTTATCTACATGGTAAAAAAATATATGCCGCTCATGCGTTACCTTGGTTAATAGAAAAATTAAATGTCGCGCAAGTGATTTTGGCAATGCCTTCTATGAGCCGTGGTCGTAAAAAACAGATTATGGATAGCATGTCAGGCGTTTCTGTCAAATTAAAAGATTTACCGAGCTTACGAGAGCTTGCTGATGAGATCGTAACAGTCAGCCATATACGTCCGGTCGATATATTAGATGTACTTGAAAGAGAGACTGTCGAACCAGTTGCTGAGCTCCTCCAAAAAAACATCACGGGTAAAAACGTACTCGTAACAGGGGCAGGGGGTTCTATTGGTAGTGAGCTGTGTAGACAAATCATGAAAAACAAACCTGCATGTTTGGTGTTATACGAGCAGTCTGAATATGCTTTGTACACAATCGATCAGGAACTTAGAAGCCTTGTCTCTAGTAACGTCGCTAGTAATGTCATTAGTGATATTGAGTATCAAAATATCGAGATTGTTAGCATCATTGGAAGCGTGGGTAACGAAAAAAAATTAATCAATATATTCGAAAAATACCATATAAAAACGATTTATCACGCTGCAGCATACAAACATGTACCGATTGTCGAGTCCAATCCATTTGAAGGCACGATTAACAATACTAAAGGCACCTACCATTGTGCTTGTGCTGCGGTAAAGGCTCACGTTGATACATTTGTACTGATCTCTACTGACAAAGCAGTGCGACCGACCAACGTAATGGGAGCCTCCAAACGCTTAGCTGAACTCGTCTGCCAAGGACTGAGCCAAAGTAACAGTCATACGTGTTTTAGTATGGTGCGTTTCGGCAACGTTTTGGGTTCATCAGGATCTGTGGTACCACTTTTCACCAAACAAATTGAGCAGGGTGGTCCTATTACCATCACCCATCCAGACATCACGCGCTACTTTATGACCATACCGGAAGCGGCCAGTTTGGTTATTCAAGCAGGGGCCATGGCGTTCGGTGGTGAAGTATTTGTGCTTGATATGGGTGCACCCGTCAAAATCGTCGATCTTGCAAAACGTATGATTCGTCTGACAGGGTGCGAGCTAAAAGATGCGAGCAATCCTAATGGTGATATCGAAATTGTGTTTACTGGATTGAGACCAGGTGAAAAGCTCTATGAAGAGTTAATCATTGGTGCCGACAACATAGAGACCACGTTTCATCCACTCATTATGCAAGCAATGGAGCATAGTTTTCCATTGGAAGACATCGAAGCTATCTTGTTTGAGTTTATCGAAAGATCAAAGCGGCACGATACTGAATGGTTGAAAGCACAGTTTAGGACTTTCGTTGAAGGCTACCGAGAAAACGATGACGCTGATGTCACACAGAAAGATGTAGAGCAGTTAGAGGTGGTTGGTTAA
- a CDS encoding polysaccharide pyruvyl transferase family protein: MNTTAIKKLIPLRLKKHLVTYMGARDFPLPSSNRCFIFLAADYGNIGDIAISYAQKQYLQHVMTNYEVVSVPISQTRLVLNSIKQRIQQRDIVTIIGGGNMGSSYPDIEELRQLVINTFPTNRVVCFPQTLDWSDSAKSKRALHRIVKVYAKHPDIHIFARESMTAAKLTKLFAEYSNVHVGLVPDIVMSANAAVLGTTNDIESSTILRCLRDDKEAALSTEQYGFIDKALADTGYQIEKTDTHAGGSQLDEAHCKKLLTDKLSQFRAAKLVVTDRLHGMILCLLSGTPCLVLPNSNHKIRQTQLDWLRNHPRLVFLELDEVAEISKHIDKLLSLSHGTMNESPVHINEYHELEKSVVMI; encoded by the coding sequence ATGAATACTACCGCCATAAAAAAGCTCATACCACTTAGACTAAAAAAACACTTAGTTACTTATATGGGCGCGCGAGATTTCCCCTTGCCTAGTAGTAATCGATGCTTCATTTTTCTGGCGGCTGACTACGGCAATATTGGTGATATTGCTATCTCTTACGCTCAAAAGCAATACTTGCAACATGTGATGACCAATTATGAAGTTGTCAGTGTTCCTATTAGCCAAACCAGATTGGTGCTTAATTCGATTAAACAACGAATACAACAGAGAGATATTGTCACTATTATTGGGGGAGGCAATATGGGTAGCTCGTATCCTGATATTGAAGAGCTGCGCCAATTAGTTATCAATACATTTCCTACAAATCGCGTTGTGTGTTTTCCTCAGACCTTGGATTGGAGTGATTCTGCTAAGTCTAAGCGAGCATTGCATCGTATCGTAAAGGTCTACGCCAAGCACCCAGATATACACATTTTCGCTAGAGAGTCGATGACAGCGGCCAAACTCACCAAGCTTTTTGCTGAGTATAGTAATGTCCATGTTGGTCTTGTGCCAGATATCGTTATGAGTGCAAACGCAGCAGTACTTGGGACGACAAATGACATAGAGTCTTCAACTATTCTGCGATGCTTACGAGATGACAAGGAAGCTGCTCTATCCACTGAACAATACGGCTTTATAGATAAAGCCTTAGCAGATACTGGTTATCAGATTGAAAAGACAGATACTCATGCTGGCGGCTCTCAATTGGACGAAGCACATTGCAAAAAATTACTGACTGACAAGCTTAGCCAGTTTCGTGCTGCAAAATTGGTCGTGACAGACCGCCTACATGGCATGATTTTATGTTTACTATCGGGTACACCTTGCTTGGTATTGCCGAACTCCAATCATAAGATAAGACAAACGCAGTTAGACTGGTTACGTAATCATCCAAGACTTGTGTTTTTAGAATTAGATGAGGTTGCTGAGATTTCGAAACATATCGACAAACTGCTATCTCTGTCTCATGGCACCATGAATGAGTCACCCGTTCATATCAATGAATACCATGAGTTAGAAAAATCGGTGGTTATGATATGA
- a CDS encoding polysaccharide biosynthesis/export family protein, producing MVNKYFIFVHKRFLVMSIFCLFLMGLFSGCTINSGLQSGNLPESGTFTAENGLQFHIQPLSLATLPRTAPPSVTQDLFHLIKTSGRVNYGIAKGDVLNIILTNYPDINASTASLTVDQQGYIQFPLIGRVQASGLSVPQFTATLQSKLQRYLKYSDPQVKIINYRGSKFFVDGAVKQSGEFAIADVPVSVYGAISMAGGTTETGDSNNIVLNRQGNSYRLGVQSLHKMGLSANQIYLRDGDSIHVNSQSRNKVYVLGEFGKIEPVAIPEQGLSLAHVLGESNGLNSNTANAAKVYIVRDNPQYQYTNIYYVDMQSITSLALASRFDMQANDILYVDPTGLARWNRVISAILPSTSAINVISGL from the coding sequence ATGGTTAATAAATATTTCATTTTTGTACACAAACGCTTCTTGGTAATGAGCATATTTTGCTTGTTTCTGATGGGGTTGTTTAGTGGCTGTACGATCAACTCAGGACTTCAGTCAGGAAATCTTCCTGAATCTGGCACCTTTACCGCAGAAAACGGTCTTCAATTTCATATTCAGCCTTTAAGTCTGGCAACTTTACCGCGTACAGCGCCGCCTAGTGTGACTCAAGATCTCTTTCATTTGATCAAAACCTCTGGACGAGTCAATTATGGCATTGCGAAAGGGGATGTGCTGAATATCATTCTTACCAATTATCCAGATATTAATGCGTCAACTGCTAGCTTAACGGTAGATCAACAAGGGTATATACAGTTTCCATTGATAGGTAGAGTTCAAGCCAGTGGGCTGAGCGTGCCGCAGTTCACCGCTACGTTGCAAAGCAAACTACAGCGTTATCTCAAGTACTCAGATCCTCAAGTCAAAATTATCAATTACCGTGGCAGCAAGTTTTTCGTAGATGGTGCGGTGAAGCAGTCTGGTGAGTTTGCTATTGCTGATGTGCCAGTGTCGGTATATGGGGCTATCTCTATGGCAGGTGGTACTACTGAGACTGGGGATTCAAACAACATTGTGCTAAATCGTCAGGGCAACAGCTATCGCTTAGGAGTGCAGTCACTACATAAAATGGGGCTGTCTGCCAATCAAATCTATCTACGAGATGGTGACTCTATTCACGTCAATAGCCAAAGCCGCAATAAAGTCTACGTGTTGGGTGAATTTGGCAAAATTGAGCCAGTTGCGATTCCAGAACAGGGGCTAAGCTTAGCGCATGTATTGGGCGAGTCAAATGGACTAAATTCCAATACGGCTAATGCAGCCAAAGTATATATCGTGCGCGACAACCCTCAGTACCAGTACACCAATATCTATTACGTCGACATGCAGAGCATCACAAGCTTGGCACTAGCCAGTCGCTTTGACATGCAAGCCAATGACATTCTTTATGTGGATCCAACAGGCTTGGCTCGCTGGAATCGTGTGATTAGCGCGATACTACCATCAACCTCTGCCATCAACGTGATATCAGGGTTATAA
- a CDS encoding glycosyltransferase family 2 protein, with protein sequence MTSLAEPLVSIIVPVYNVALYIDACLESIKQQTYKNIEIIVVEDCSTDNSKQALALHLTDKRIRVIQHNENSGLSAARNTGIKSAVGDYMMFVDSDDIVDTRLVAACVDCALTTNAEVVTYGFVPFKEGAAKNKLPYPAASLAFEATKIDDSYFSLPHFAWLKFIKSSVVQTASLSFPVGLYYEDWPFHWHLGLSTKARYQLLINFYLYRQRGTSITGSTDKKLLDLFIIHSEVMSLVEDYQADDVKKILANKIRQSHWSILTRIDNEYLARALAQAKKADKALRLKGYQNNLTLRNIVISNIVRMPSQIALPIMQVLRQALKKETRLKGSKLEIVTRSKVGFMFLRR encoded by the coding sequence ATGACTAGCCTAGCAGAGCCATTGGTGAGCATTATCGTGCCAGTATACAACGTCGCGTTATATATCGACGCGTGCTTAGAATCTATCAAGCAGCAAACGTATAAGAATATTGAAATCATTGTCGTTGAAGATTGCTCTACTGATAATTCAAAACAAGCGCTTGCCTTACATCTCACAGATAAGCGTATAAGAGTCATTCAACATAATGAAAACAGCGGCCTTTCTGCTGCTCGCAATACTGGTATTAAATCTGCAGTAGGCGATTATATGATGTTCGTGGATTCCGATGACATTGTAGATACTCGCTTAGTAGCAGCTTGTGTAGATTGCGCTCTCACTACCAATGCAGAAGTAGTGACATATGGTTTTGTACCGTTCAAAGAGGGAGCGGCAAAGAATAAACTACCGTATCCAGCTGCTAGCTTGGCATTCGAGGCAACCAAGATAGACGATTCGTATTTTAGCTTACCGCATTTTGCATGGCTAAAATTTATTAAATCCAGTGTCGTGCAAACGGCTTCTCTAAGTTTTCCAGTGGGTTTGTATTACGAGGATTGGCCTTTCCATTGGCATCTTGGCTTATCTACTAAGGCTAGATATCAGTTGCTTATTAATTTTTACCTGTATAGACAGCGAGGCACGTCGATTACGGGTTCAACAGATAAAAAGCTATTAGACCTATTTATCATTCATTCAGAAGTCATGAGTCTAGTAGAAGACTATCAAGCGGATGACGTTAAAAAAATACTTGCCAATAAAATCAGACAAAGTCATTGGAGCATTCTCACCCGTATAGATAATGAGTATTTAGCAAGAGCATTAGCACAAGCTAAAAAAGCAGATAAAGCGCTACGATTAAAAGGTTATCAGAACAATTTGACGTTAAGAAATATAGTAATCAGCAATATAGTACGTATGCCAAGCCAAATCGCGCTGCCTATAATGCAGGTGCTTCGTCAAGCATTAAAGAAAGAAACAAGGTTAAAAGGAAGTAAATTGGAAATAGTTACGAGAAGCAAAGTTGGCTTTATGTTTCTTAGAAGGTAA
- a CDS encoding polysaccharide biosynthesis tyrosine autokinase has protein sequence MNNIDSKDLSTPKGDNDNDNIDLTALVLVLLRGWKVIALMAVVGILIGFFYTRYINPTFKSDALIQIEENSQGVDALGANISELVGEEVSKAEAEAELIRSRMILEPVVDMLHLDIKLTDPNIGYLDKITNDRINTQLNTNDGVSLSTKNGSVQINQFDVSPAYLNQSFTLSQSDTGFVLSNGLDDFKGQLGQPHQFNGVNGEINITVTELPIDGYPIGITKQTLKTTTDAINSALSVEEKGDKTNIIQLSMTGTNQQQITTTLDQIVQSYIDQNQSRGTEETTKTLAFMETQIPALKEKLETSEAQFNEFRKKHGTIDVGKEAELLLNEKSRIDEQLNDLKLKRADLTTYYTNEHPLVIQINEQLKVLNSRIGAIGSTVAGLPEIQREFLKLSEDTAINREIYLTLLKNYEQLKIVRAGQVGYARILDRPTSTFDTIAPNKFQIMLLALLVGTVLGVMLVLIRNLIRNVVKDPEHLESKTGIPVIATIPRSTSISKLGGNKKNTGRMLAHVDYNGLSYEAIKNLRTNLLFGKTTKTVDEKSAQTILITGESPGVGKSFITANLSEVFAQLDKKVLIIDGDMRLGELHKMFGMNPDSGLTDYLLQDKDSSLTDNEPRLDSDMAKLNLESFIQPTGMEHIDLISRGRPSHNPTSLLIGERFNHLMAALKTKYDYIVIDAPPILAASDAMVLAQHADKVLIVTKFDHSVEGQLVYAIKQMSKANVQVDGIILNDIQQSILNRYSYHYHYAYGHNS, from the coding sequence ATGAATAATATAGATTCAAAAGACCTATCGACACCTAAGGGTGACAACGACAATGACAACATCGACTTAACGGCGCTGGTTTTGGTTTTGTTGCGTGGCTGGAAAGTCATAGCGCTCATGGCAGTAGTCGGAATCTTAATAGGATTTTTCTATACACGCTATATTAATCCGACCTTTAAGTCTGATGCGCTGATCCAAATTGAAGAAAACTCCCAAGGAGTCGATGCGCTTGGGGCGAATATCTCAGAGTTGGTCGGAGAAGAAGTGAGCAAGGCTGAGGCAGAAGCCGAGCTCATACGGTCTCGGATGATACTAGAGCCAGTCGTTGATATGCTACATCTAGACATCAAACTGACCGATCCTAATATTGGCTATCTCGATAAAATAACAAACGACCGCATTAACACTCAGTTGAATACAAATGATGGTGTATCTTTGAGCACAAAAAACGGTTCCGTTCAAATCAATCAGTTCGATGTGTCACCAGCGTATTTAAACCAGTCTTTTACGCTATCACAGTCTGACACAGGGTTTGTCCTGAGCAATGGACTAGATGATTTTAAAGGACAATTGGGTCAGCCGCATCAGTTTAATGGGGTAAACGGTGAGATTAATATTACGGTGACTGAGCTACCTATAGACGGCTATCCTATTGGCATCACTAAGCAGACCTTAAAGACCACGACAGATGCGATTAACAGCGCATTGTCTGTGGAAGAAAAAGGCGATAAAACCAATATTATTCAGCTGTCGATGACAGGCACAAACCAACAGCAAATCACGACCACACTTGATCAAATAGTTCAGTCTTATATCGATCAAAACCAATCTCGTGGTACGGAAGAAACGACCAAAACATTGGCTTTCATGGAAACGCAGATTCCAGCGTTAAAAGAGAAATTAGAAACCTCTGAAGCTCAGTTCAATGAGTTTCGTAAAAAGCACGGCACCATCGATGTAGGTAAAGAGGCTGAGCTATTACTAAATGAAAAATCTCGAATCGATGAGCAGCTCAATGATCTCAAATTAAAGAGAGCAGATCTAACGACTTACTATACCAATGAGCACCCACTCGTTATCCAGATAAATGAGCAACTAAAAGTCCTCAACAGTCGAATAGGAGCAATAGGTAGCACCGTTGCAGGACTGCCTGAAATACAGCGAGAGTTCTTAAAACTATCAGAAGATACAGCCATTAATAGAGAGATTTACCTCACACTGCTCAAAAATTATGAACAACTAAAAATCGTTAGAGCTGGTCAGGTTGGTTATGCCCGTATTCTAGATAGACCGACCAGTACCTTCGATACCATTGCGCCAAACAAATTCCAAATTATGCTGCTGGCGCTACTCGTAGGTACTGTACTTGGGGTAATGCTGGTTTTAATCAGAAACTTAATTAGAAATGTCGTAAAAGACCCAGAACATCTAGAGTCTAAAACGGGAATTCCTGTCATTGCAACGATTCCACGTTCGACCTCGATATCTAAGTTAGGTGGGAACAAAAAAAATACTGGTCGGATGCTTGCGCACGTTGATTACAATGGCTTGAGTTATGAAGCAATTAAAAATTTACGGACAAACCTTTTATTCGGTAAGACGACGAAGACAGTAGATGAAAAGTCTGCTCAGACCATATTAATCACTGGAGAAAGCCCAGGTGTCGGTAAATCTTTTATTACGGCTAATTTGTCTGAGGTATTTGCACAGCTTGACAAAAAAGTACTGATTATCGATGGAGATATGCGTTTAGGAGAGCTGCACAAAATGTTTGGTATGAATCCAGACAGTGGTCTCACAGATTATTTACTGCAGGATAAAGATAGCTCTCTAACAGATAATGAGCCTCGATTAGATAGTGATATGGCTAAGTTAAACCTTGAGAGCTTTATTCAGCCGACTGGTATGGAGCATATCGACCTTATATCGCGGGGACGACCGTCGCATAATCCGACTTCGTTATTGATAGGAGAGAGGTTTAATCATTTGATGGCAGCGCTCAAAACGAAGTACGACTATATCGTTATTGACGCGCCACCTATATTGGCTGCATCAGACGCCATGGTATTGGCACAACACGCAGACAAAGTACTGATCGTCACTAAATTTGATCATTCAGTAGAAGGCCAGTTGGTCTATGCCATCAAACAGATGAGTAAAGCCAACGTACAAGTCGATGGCATCATATTAAATGACATACAGCAAAGTATTCTGAATAGGTACAGCTATCACTACCATTATGCTTATGGACACAATTCGTAG
- a CDS encoding lipopolysaccharide biosynthesis protein gives MASEVFLSIQSIISRLKTSHFVRDVAMVGGGIAAGQAIAMVFMPFLTRLYSPEDFGIAAAFTAVISIITPIATMGYANAIVMPDNDEDAAAIIRLSVLLSLFIAAIAFIAVYFGNVYLARWTGMESAPYMLYLIPLTLLAGAFLSVADQSAIRVGLFKAKARAYVESKFVTDISKLVGGMWAPSSMLLILLTIAGQLTNFMMQMLRVPRIGILNVRNWFGTVGIRNAAISQRDFAIYRMPQSMLNAASVGLPTILLASLFNASSAGQYSLAVLVLGAPAMLLGQAVGEVFYPKITRAITAKSPEAYQFLLKVTVILLVVGIVPFGTVFVFGDYLFSLVFGAEWALAGSYSQWLSIWLLTSLVSGASTAALPALRLQRFLLIREIFAVIFRAAALYIGFYVFESDMVAIALFSFVGVLLSLSIVYVAFRRLVHIHKVPQ, from the coding sequence ATGGCCTCTGAAGTGTTTTTATCGATACAGAGCATAATCAGTCGATTGAAAACCAGTCACTTTGTACGAGATGTGGCCATGGTTGGAGGCGGTATTGCTGCTGGTCAGGCAATCGCTATGGTCTTTATGCCGTTTCTTACCAGATTATATAGTCCTGAAGATTTTGGTATCGCTGCCGCATTTACCGCAGTCATTAGTATTATCACTCCGATTGCGACCATGGGTTATGCCAATGCTATTGTGATGCCTGATAACGATGAGGATGCCGCTGCCATTATCAGATTGTCTGTATTGCTCAGCTTGTTTATAGCGGCTATAGCGTTCATCGCTGTCTATTTCGGCAATGTTTATTTGGCACGATGGACGGGTATGGAAAGTGCACCATACATGTTGTATCTCATACCGTTGACGCTATTGGCCGGCGCGTTTCTATCTGTTGCTGATCAGTCTGCTATCAGAGTAGGTTTGTTCAAAGCCAAGGCTCGTGCTTATGTAGAGAGCAAGTTTGTGACAGATATCAGTAAGTTAGTAGGGGGTATGTGGGCCCCCTCTAGTATGTTGCTTATTTTATTAACGATAGCAGGACAGCTCACGAATTTTATGATGCAGATGCTTCGGGTGCCTAGGATTGGTATATTAAATGTCCGAAACTGGTTTGGCACGGTTGGTATCCGTAACGCTGCTATATCGCAGCGTGACTTTGCCATATACCGTATGCCGCAAAGTATGCTTAATGCTGCTTCAGTAGGGCTGCCAACTATCTTGTTAGCATCACTATTTAATGCTTCTTCTGCTGGGCAGTATTCATTGGCTGTTCTTGTGCTCGGCGCACCAGCGATGTTATTAGGGCAAGCTGTTGGAGAGGTTTTTTATCCTAAGATTACGCGTGCGATCACAGCAAAGTCACCAGAAGCTTATCAATTTTTATTAAAAGTAACGGTAATTCTATTAGTAGTTGGTATTGTTCCCTTCGGTACAGTGTTCGTTTTTGGCGATTATCTTTTTTCTTTAGTGTTTGGCGCAGAGTGGGCATTAGCAGGGAGTTATTCGCAGTGGCTTTCTATTTGGCTTTTGACCAGCTTGGTATCGGGTGCGAGTACTGCAGCATTGCCAGCATTACGTTTGCAGCGCTTTCTTTTGATTAGAGAGATTTTTGCAGTGATATTTCGTGCTGCAGCGCTGTATATAGGTTTTTACGTTTTTGAGTCAGATATGGTAGCCATTGCCCTGTTCTCATTTGTTGGGGTCTTGCTTAGCTTATCTATCGTTTATGTCGCTTTTCGGCGTCTTGTTCATATCCATAAAGTGCCGCAGTAG